Proteins from one Bartonella sp. HY328 genomic window:
- the purS gene encoding phosphoribosylformylglycinamidine synthase subunit PurS: MKARVTVTLKNAVLDPQGKAIVGALEALDFSGVNSVRQGKVFDIELATNDKAVAQSELQAMCEKLLANTVIENFTIEIL, encoded by the coding sequence ATGAAAGCCCGTGTCACCGTTACTCTTAAAAACGCTGTTCTTGACCCACAGGGAAAAGCTATTGTTGGTGCCTTGGAAGCACTTGATTTTAGTGGTGTTAATTCTGTTCGCCAAGGCAAAGTCTTTGATATTGAACTTGCAACCAATGACAAAGCCGTAGCCCAAAGCGAATTGCAAGCCATGTGCGAAAAACTATTAGCCAATACCGTTATTGAAAATTTCACCATCGAAATTTTATAA
- a CDS encoding flagellar export protein FliJ: MKPRETIVRLKLFQVREKRRQITQLETMAFEFQRMANELETQIANEERKAGITDHNHFAYPTFAAAARQRRENLLNSANDLSIQKAAALIALQEAEAELAKAQAIEERDGTSTLEEAISFVQRRSMIG; this comes from the coding sequence ATGAAGCCTCGTGAAACGATTGTTAGGCTAAAACTATTCCAAGTGCGTGAAAAGCGTCGACAAATCACCCAACTTGAAACCATGGCATTTGAGTTTCAACGCATGGCTAATGAGCTTGAAACGCAAATCGCTAATGAAGAACGCAAAGCGGGCATAACCGACCATAACCATTTTGCCTATCCAACCTTTGCGGCGGCTGCGCGACAACGCCGTGAAAACCTATTAAACTCTGCAAATGATTTGAGCATTCAAAAGGCAGCTGCACTGATTGCATTACAAGAAGCAGAGGCAGAGCTTGCCAAAGCCCAAGCTATCGAAGAGCGTGATGGCACGTCAACGCTAGAAGAAGCGATAAGCTTTGTGCAACGCCGCTCAATGATTGGTTGA
- a CDS encoding DUF7000 family protein produces the protein MTDINKIIAAYSEQLKNPQIKVAYQYLIKFMMRLKGFFIKAKGENFTFGNVSPGYMDYSYFPFYNALLKQHGLRFGIVLNHQNMAFELWLMGQNTLIQKNFWRIFKTSPWMQNYSTMPRYSTLEVQLMDQPDFNQENALMENILQNASQYIGEILVFIESNTQT, from the coding sequence ATGACAGATATTAATAAAATAATTGCAGCCTATAGTGAGCAATTAAAAAATCCGCAAATTAAAGTCGCATATCAATATTTAATAAAGTTTATGATGCGCCTTAAAGGCTTTTTTATAAAGGCTAAAGGTGAAAATTTTACGTTTGGTAATGTTTCACCCGGTTATATGGACTATAGCTATTTCCCATTTTACAACGCATTACTAAAGCAGCATGGCTTGCGCTTTGGCATTGTACTCAATCACCAAAATATGGCCTTTGAGCTTTGGCTGATGGGGCAAAATACTCTGATACAAAAGAATTTTTGGCGCATTTTTAAAACCAGCCCATGGATGCAAAATTATAGCACGATGCCACGCTACAGCACTTTGGAAGTCCAACTTATGGACCAGCCTGATTTTAACCAAGAAAATGCGCTGATGGAGAATATCTTACAAAATGCTTCGCAATATATAGGTGAAATTCTGGTTTTCATTGAATCTAATACCCAAACGTAA
- a CDS encoding ETC complex I subunit, translating into MVARIYSPAKNAMQSGQAKTGYWILQYEPEQAKMIDPLMGYTSSADMKSQLRVQFDTLEDAIAYAKAEGIAYRVEPAHKPNRANVSYSDNFKSDRKAPWTH; encoded by the coding sequence ATGGTTGCGCGTATCTATAGTCCTGCAAAAAATGCAATGCAGTCAGGCCAAGCTAAAACAGGTTATTGGATTTTGCAGTATGAGCCAGAACAGGCCAAAATGATTGATCCTTTAATGGGGTATACTTCCTCTGCCGACATGAAAAGCCAATTGCGCGTGCAATTTGACACGTTAGAAGATGCTATTGCTTATGCTAAGGCTGAAGGCATTGCTTATCGGGTAGAACCTGCCCATAAGCCAAATAGAGCGAATGTTTCTTATTCTGATAATTTTAAGTCAGATAGAAAAGCGCCTTGGACCCATTAA
- a CDS encoding MgtC/SapB family protein — protein MKFTETFALLPFLDTAICLLTAFVLGTLIGAERQYRQRTAGLRTNVLVAVGAAAFVDLGHRLAGNAEAVRVISYVVSGIGFLGAGVIMKEGMNVRGLNTAATLWCSAAVGSCAGGDMLAEAALLTFFVIFGNTVLRRLVNLINRIPLNEETGEATYEIRLTVNRDSAPELREKMVDLLEKAQYPVSDVEIYDLSGDRVELIATLVSTAIDKDEIEAVVNVLEKERNVHHANWESSTRE, from the coding sequence ATGAAATTTACTGAAACCTTTGCACTTTTACCATTTCTTGACACCGCTATTTGTCTGCTAACTGCTTTTGTACTTGGTACATTAATTGGTGCAGAACGCCAATATAGGCAAAGAACTGCTGGTTTACGCACAAATGTGCTTGTTGCAGTAGGAGCCGCCGCCTTTGTTGATCTTGGCCATCGTTTGGCAGGCAATGCCGAAGCTGTAAGGGTTATTTCCTATGTTGTTTCGGGTATCGGCTTTTTGGGTGCCGGTGTCATCATGAAAGAGGGAATGAATGTTCGTGGGCTAAATACTGCTGCAACCCTTTGGTGTTCTGCCGCGGTTGGCTCTTGTGCGGGCGGCGATATGCTTGCAGAAGCAGCACTGCTTACCTTTTTTGTGATATTTGGCAATACGGTGTTAAGGCGACTTGTCAATCTCATCAATCGTATTCCACTGAATGAAGAAACGGGCGAAGCAACCTATGAAATTCGTTTAACGGTTAATCGTGATTCTGCGCCAGAACTGCGCGAAAAAATGGTAGATCTATTGGAAAAAGCGCAATATCCAGTAAGTGATGTTGAAATATATGATCTATCTGGTGATAGAGTGGAACTGATTGCAACACTGGTCAGCACCGCTATTGATAAGGATGAAATTGAAGCGGTGGTTAACGTGCTTGAAAAAGAACGCAATGTTCATCATGCCAATTGGGAAAGCAGTACCCGCGAATAA
- a CDS encoding DUF1476 domain-containing protein, with protein sequence MSGMSERGEALENKFFHDADLRFKAEARRNRQLGLWAAEKLGKTAADADAYAKEVVISDLKEPGDNDVVEKVMADFKAANVAVSEDELREKMFVLLEEAVKSLT encoded by the coding sequence ATGAGTGGTATGAGTGAACGCGGTGAAGCGTTAGAGAATAAATTTTTTCATGATGCTGATTTGCGATTCAAGGCTGAAGCACGCCGCAATCGCCAGCTTGGCTTATGGGCAGCTGAAAAGCTTGGTAAAACCGCTGCAGATGCAGATGCTTATGCTAAAGAAGTGGTTATTTCTGATTTGAAAGAGCCAGGCGATAATGATGTTGTTGAAAAAGTCATGGCAGATTTTAAAGCTGCAAATGTTGCTGTTAGCGAAGATGAATTGCGTGAAAAAATGTTTGTGCTTTTAGAAGAAGCCGTTAAGTCTCTTACTTAA
- the purQ gene encoding phosphoribosylformylglycinamidine synthase subunit PurQ, giving the protein MKTAVIQLPGLNRDRDMITALSDISGTKPITVWQTETTIPDVDLIVIPGGFSYGDYLRCGAIAARMPVMQAIKEKAAKGVKVLGVCNGFQILLEAGLLPGALMRNTSLKFVCREVKLEIVNANTAFTTGYQKGQIIRCPVAHHDGNYFTDSESLKQLEDNGQVVLRYAQNTNPNGSLNDIAGIINKQGNVLGMMPHPENLIEKAHGGDDGRAFFAGALGIAA; this is encoded by the coding sequence ATGAAAACGGCTGTTATCCAATTACCGGGCTTAAATCGCGATCGTGATATGATCACCGCTTTGAGCGATATTTCAGGCACCAAACCAATCACTGTTTGGCAAACAGAAACAACCATTCCTGATGTTGATTTGATCGTTATTCCAGGCGGTTTTTCCTATGGTGACTATTTGCGCTGTGGTGCAATTGCTGCGCGCATGCCGGTTATGCAAGCAATTAAGGAAAAGGCAGCCAAAGGCGTTAAAGTTCTTGGCGTATGCAATGGCTTTCAAATTTTGCTTGAGGCGGGTCTTTTACCGGGTGCTTTAATGCGCAATACATCGCTAAAATTTGTTTGCCGCGAAGTAAAACTTGAAATCGTCAATGCAAATACTGCTTTTACGACGGGCTACCAAAAAGGGCAAATTATTCGCTGTCCCGTTGCCCATCATGACGGCAATTACTTTACTGATAGTGAAAGCCTAAAGCAGCTTGAAGATAATGGTCAGGTTGTTTTACGCTATGCACAAAACACCAACCCTAATGGTTCGCTCAACGATATTGCTGGGATCATCAATAAGCAAGGCAATGTGCTTGGTATGATGCCGCATCCTGAAAACCTTATTGAAAAGGCTCATGGTGGCGATGATGGACGCGCCTTTTTTGCTGGCGCTTTAGGTATTGCAGCATGA
- the ctrA gene encoding response regulator transcription factor CtrA yields MRVLLIEDDNATAHSIELMLKSESFNIYTTDLGEEGVDLGKLYDYDIILLDLNLPDMSGYEVLRTLRLSKVKTPILILSGMGGIEDKVRGLGFGADDYMTKPFHKDELIARIHAIVRRSKGHAQSVIATGDLIVNLDAKTVEISGLPVHLTGKEYQMLELLSLRKGTTLTKEMFLNHLYGGMDEPELKIIDVFICKLRKKLDAVSGGQNYIETVWGRGYVLREPNGEILRETA; encoded by the coding sequence ATGCGCGTATTGTTGATTGAAGATGACAATGCAACAGCCCATAGCATCGAGTTAATGTTGAAGTCAGAAAGCTTCAATATTTATACCACCGATCTGGGCGAAGAGGGCGTTGATCTCGGCAAATTATATGATTACGATATTATTTTGCTTGATTTGAATTTGCCAGATATGTCGGGTTATGAAGTTTTGCGCACATTGCGCTTGTCAAAGGTTAAGACGCCAATTCTTATTCTTTCTGGCATGGGTGGCATTGAAGATAAGGTTCGTGGTCTTGGCTTTGGTGCCGATGATTATATGACCAAGCCTTTCCATAAGGATGAGCTTATTGCACGCATTCATGCCATTGTACGCCGTTCAAAAGGCCATGCACAATCCGTGATTGCAACAGGCGACCTTATTGTTAATCTTGATGCAAAAACCGTTGAAATTTCTGGTCTTCCGGTTCACTTGACCGGTAAAGAATATCAAATGCTTGAGCTTTTGTCTTTGCGTAAAGGCACTACCCTTACCAAGGAAATGTTCTTAAACCATCTTTATGGTGGCATGGATGAACCAGAATTGAAAATTATTGACGTGTTCATTTGTAAATTGCGCAAAAAACTTGACGCTGTTTCTGGTGGACAAAATTATATTGAAACTGTTTGGGGGCGCGGTTATGTTTTACGTGAACCTAATGGTGAAATCTTGCGTGAAACCGCTTAA
- the purC gene encoding phosphoribosylaminoimidazolesuccinocarboxamide synthase, which produces MNRRRRIYEGKAKILYEGPEPGTLIQFFKDDATAFNAKKHEVIDGKGVLNNRISERIFTLLEEIGIPTHFIKSINMREQLIHAVEIIPLEVVVRNIAAGSISKRLGIEEGTPLPSPIIEFYFKKDELDDPMVSAEHIFALGWASPSELEEIMAIASRINDFLSGLFIGIGIRLVDFKMEFGRLWEGDMMRIVLADEISPDSSRLWDVNTNDKLDKDRFRRDMGGLVEAYQEVARRLGIMNENEAPRPKGPVLVK; this is translated from the coding sequence ATGAACCGTCGTCGTCGCATTTATGAAGGTAAGGCCAAAATTCTTTATGAAGGGCCAGAGCCAGGTACGCTCATCCAATTTTTCAAAGATGATGCAACAGCATTTAATGCTAAAAAGCATGAAGTGATTGATGGTAAAGGCGTTCTTAATAATCGTATTTCTGAACGTATATTTACTCTATTAGAAGAAATAGGTATTCCTACCCATTTCATCAAAAGTATTAATATGCGTGAACAGCTCATTCATGCGGTTGAAATAATTCCCCTTGAAGTTGTTGTGCGCAATATTGCCGCTGGCTCTATTTCAAAGCGTTTAGGCATTGAAGAAGGCACACCATTACCAAGCCCAATTATTGAGTTTTATTTCAAAAAAGATGAACTTGATGATCCAATGGTTTCCGCAGAACATATTTTTGCACTTGGCTGGGCAAGCCCTTCTGAGCTTGAAGAGATTATGGCAATTGCAAGCCGTATCAATGATTTCCTTAGCGGACTTTTCATTGGCATAGGCATTCGCCTTGTTGATTTTAAAATGGAATTTGGTCGCCTTTGGGAAGGCGATATGATGCGCATTGTCCTTGCTGACGAAATTTCCCCTGATTCTTCGCGTCTTTGGGATGTTAATACCAATGACAAGCTGGATAAGGATCGTTTCCGCCGCGACATGGGTGGCCTCGTTGAGGCTTATCAAGAAGTTGCTCGTCGCCTTGGCATCATGAATGAAAATGAAGCACCGCGCCCTAAAGGTCCGGTATTGGTGAAATAG